The nucleotide window gcactgttggaattattagaatttgtgtgtattttatttaatgctagaaaaatgttcatgtcgtagaaaatctttttctggaaattcctgtatataatatgcctaaataaagtttttatattatttttgctattcggttttccttctatttctatttaaaaaaactatacgtgcggcccatatttatttatcgtctacatgcgcagtatagtagcttctggcgccccattgttttttttctcttaatggccaggcccagccagccttttcatttttttaggccgaattttgtttttaaaaaaaactgcaGCGGCAGCGTGCGCGCGGCtggccgaaggcctttaggcccatccgcctattttcttctctgtttcgtatattttcgtctacgtttagtcccacattgcctagtcTTTGACCCCTAAGCCTCCTTTTCActaataaatatagacccatagagcctccaaaaatcatccaattcgggttaaatcaatattttggtttaaCTATATTCATTTAAAAAAATATATTTCTTCTTTCCGGCGCTACTTCTGGAAATTGTCTCTTCTCTCCAAAGTCGttttttctctgccttataaaggtatctttctttgtttttcttcttcttatacttccgtagtttattatttctagactaatatgatagaataattagattatcaattagtctacgtatttagaCGGTAGACCTTAACTGTAGCTATTTTtttcgtaaaacagcttggccctgatttttcaaatagccataacttttcactCCTTTATCTAAATTAGATGAAACTAGCGCCTATAGCTTCCTCTcgttttcacctatccagtgaacctgtcacatcaactttttgaaattttcaaatttcgaattttgatcagattcatattcaaacttctttggAACATAaattgagtttcgtaactccgatttagttgattctttttgcaaatcgaagctcttgacctaaactttctgataaggccaaattcacttaattttggtactgttagaaattgttttatgttgcaagagttatttgcttggttttgacgtttttcgaattgtcttcttcgttcttcccgatcttttgagtgattgcttgtgtgtggttactattgcttgcttacgatagattgaccggagtgtgacgagtagaactatcaagagttttgagtgagAATCATCTACATcgacattgcaggcaagttcacactttgatcatatcccttttatcacccagtttttatgcattagttccaatcctcaaacattgcatgattaggatgtcattaacatgtgggttgggaagtagttgatgaggtagaacctattaccctgttacattcaaactcttggaagttacttctacgcgttgcttaatttgctatgctatgctcgtagacatggtttgggtgagtgaaatccatgacagatgtgagattgttaattaatggtccAACCTAAGAtggaaacttaaatacacatctggatggattgaggcacttagagtacccagtgttgcctgtatttttggaaatcccggagtacccgtgtgattttcctatggaccgccacccaggcccaaagggatcataagattattcatgctagaaacttccgtgtgcagccacaagctattatgggctctagcatagttgagtaagttacgtgaatctcttgaagaggtggatcagcaggtagagggttgtaagtttggtatggtctgcctggagtagagagttaatatttctgaaagaccgtgtctcggtcatccgtttctcaaacaccatgtagtgcgagaaatccaacagaggcgatcgagtcttgtggggaaaagtgcgcaaacctctgcagagtgtacaaactaatcatgattagccgtgtccccggttatggacaatcttgagtctctggtacttggattatcctattgatctcatcacgttacttaaataatttgttgggttattgattattattttgggattgagttggaggaaccttctcaatattttcaaccaattttctagttaaataaaatatattcctttgcagtagggaaaaattggcttttcgcaaaaactataaccatagagcttttccaccagccaaatatgcatgtagtgatagcctttattcatcattctcctatggtgtgaatttgccagtacattcaatgtactgatcctttgtggctgcaacgtctcatgttgcaggacttcttacgacgagtaagtgatacgttagggttacgatttctaaactcaactttgccgttggtgttgatgggaatccacaacctttgttatttccgctatttggattgaggtaatagtatttacgttattttatacatgtgatttacctctgttataaatcctcgagtactgtgtgtgtcagcatactgattcagggatgacacttaagcacagagacttaaccatctaaggtcgggtcgctacaaacaAAAAATCAATTGCGCGATGCTCCATGAAGATGATCGTGTCGTGTTATGCAAGGCCAGAAACTCCACCACCAACAAGATACAGAATGAGGCCACCAACTTCGCCGGCCTCCTTCAATTGGCCAATGAGCACCATGAGAAAAATTCACAACAATATTGAAGAGAATGGGCGACAAAGGATCTCTATGCTTTCTGGTCTACAAACAATGACCAATGTCAGCATTCACACCAATGCTATCACTGCAAAAAAAAAAAATCCACTGTCATCATTTTGCCTGGAAGCCTTTTATGCACACGGCTTGGGCAGAAAAATGTCATTTTACTTTGTCATAAGCTTTTCCCAAATTCTCCTTGAAGATAATTCCATCATGCTTCGTAAAGTTCATATGTTCATGCGTGCGTAATAGCAGAAAGTCAGCGAATGATTGGTTCTAGTCTAGAAACCAATCAGACCCTCCTTATTATATTGGTCTTGCCTGAAATCGGAGTCTTGTTATTTAGAGAGCAAGAAACTCGTGCGAATGGCCATAAGATTCAAACTAACGAATCCCGCCAGCAGCATCAGGTACAGTGCATGCATATATATTAATATTGTACAGTTTGTTTGCCAATTCCCTCTCTTATTTTCCACTTCTTCCGGCCGGTCCTGACTCCTGACCCCGTCGGAATTCTCCTCCGCAAGCACGAGGCAGCATGCAGACCGGAGACCACGCGGATCGAAGCAGTACGCACGTCACGTACGTACTCCCAAGCTATATAAGCACGCTTCCATTCCATGCTCCATCGCACTCATCACCGCGACCTGCTAGCAATTAACCAAGCTAAGCACCTTGCTTCGAGAACTACAGCTGTTGGCATAGTTTCCTCACACGTCACAAGAGTATATTCTGATCAGGTGATCGGCCCGTTGGCATCACAAGCCATGGCGTCCTCCAAGGGCTCCTGGGCCGCGCTTGCATTGCTCCTCTTTGCTGCTCTCGCATCCACGGCCGTCAACGGCGACCACAAGCTCTCCGCCAGGTACTACGACGAGACGTGCCCCAACGTGCAGCGCGTCGTGCGGGCGGTCATGGCGTACAAGGTCGCCAGCGAGCCGGCGGTGGCGCCCGccctcctccgcctcttcttccACGACTGCTTCGTCAACGTACGTACCGAAATACCTATACAGCGCTGCACTCATGTCTTGTTCTCCTGCTAATCCGTAGCTAATTACGATGTGCAAAACGTTACATTCCGGCAGGGATGCGATGGGTCCGTCCTCCTCGACGGCACGCACTTCTCCGAGAGCGAGAAGGACGCGCTGCCGAACGCTTCCCTCCGAGGCTTCGAGGTGATCGACGAGATCAAGTCCGTGCTGGAGCACGACTGCCCGGCCACCGTCTCCTGCGCCGACGTGCTCGCCCTGGCGTCCCGGGACGCCGTCGCCATGCTCGGAGGGCCCGCCTGGAGCATGCCTCTCGGCCGCATGGACTCTCGCACCGCCGACAGGGACGCCGCCGAGAACCTCCCCAGCCCACACGACAACTACACGTCGCTCGTCTCGACGTTCAGGGAGCGCGGCCTCGACGCCCGCGACATGACCGCGCTCTCCGGCGCGCACACCGTAGGGATGGCCAGCTGCGTGAACTACAGGGCCCGCGTCTACGGCAGCGACGGCGACACCAACATCGATCCCTCCTTCGCGGAGACCAGGCGGCAGTCGTGCCCCGCCGGCGACAATGAGGATGGTGGCATGGCGCCGTTTGACGAGCAGACGCCGATGACATTCGACAACGCCTACTACAAGGATCTGATCGCGCGGCGTGGCCTCCTCAGCTCCGACCAAGCACTCTACGGCTCCGGCGGGCGGCAGGACGATCTTGTGGAGATGTACAGCAGGGACGGTAAGAAGTTCGCCAAGGACTTCGCCAAGGCCATGGTAAAGATGGGGAACATACGCCCGTCCAAGGGGACCACGGTGGAGGTCAGGCTCAATTGCAAGATGGTCAACTAGCGATGATCTAATGATTTGCTCTCAAGACGTACGTCAAGTGCAGTCCCCTCGTGTTTTGGTTTAATTTGTGTTTTCTGGGTCAAGTTTGTCAAATAAATTGTAAATGTATTCTTTCATTCATTCATTAGTTTGCCAAAAATCATCTGCTCTCTTCCTTCTATTGGAGTACGACACAAATTTTATACTCTGCGCTTTCCAAGATATATCATTTTGCTTCTTGTATTTCCCAAGATAGTTCATCCATCTATTCATCTATAATCTTCTAATTTATCTATATAAATAAAATATACTCCCTAACTTTGGAGCTCTTTCGTTCAACaaaggtgttcaattttggatttgaTTCACGATTATGATTGGGCCAACGATTTTGATTAAGATTATTTTAAATTTAGTTCATGATTTTCATTCAATTGAGATATTCAATTTCGGATGGTTTACAGTTTTGAATAGGTCAACAATTCCGCTTAAGGTATTCATTTTGAATTTGATTTATAATTTTGACCGGGTCAATGATTTCTCAATTCAATCGACAACAATCAGCCTACAAAAGCACATGAGTCTCGCGCACCCTCTCATCGTCTGGCAAAAGAATAGCCAATATGTGACACTGTAGCACCAATATAGTAATTGGGGTCGCCAGTGCAAGAAACTTTCCAACATGCATGTGGGTTGATTAGAAGATAATACAAAATCACACCTCGAGAAAGGGTCCACCAAAACACTGCATATATTATAATAAAAAAAAACATAGTCCATCATCTCCCTCATGCATTGAAACCCCACAAATGTTTTATGAAATCACGACAACATAAATGGCGCAGCAATGCATGCATAGCCATTCCAGTCTAGTCTAGTATATACTAAAAGCACAATACATGTCGAAAATGGGAAAATAGGCTAGAAAATCTCACATTAATCCGAAACATCTGCCCTTGATCCTCCTCGAAATTTCATAATAGCCAATAGATTTTCATAACACCGTAATGAGTTTTACATCACTTTGAGAGTGCCCCCTTCCTTGatacgccccccccccccgcggccCCACGCCGTCGATGGCTATGGTGGTCGACGACGAGTGGGAGGGAGGTCTGGTTGGCAGTTGCTGCaagttttttgttgttgttttctcCTCTCTTGAACAATAGGGCGTACGGATCCAGATCCACTGCCAATATCCCTTTTGTTCCTCTCCCTCCACCTCATGTTGACAACAGGAAGGAGGAGGGGCAAATAGGGCTGGCCGGTGGCTCCTATGCCGAAACCCTTTGACTGCCATGACGCCTCGGTGCTTTGGTTGCCGCCCCTTAGATTTTCTTCCCTCGTAGTTTCTTTTCCTCAATGATCTAGTGACCCAATCTAGCTCGTGTGGTGTCCTGATTTCCAAAAGGTCCTTCTATTCTTCTCCGGCCTAGAAGGCCACGGTTGTGGATAAGAAACGTGAGAGTCATGAAAAGCCGGCATGTGTTGAGCTCATCAACAATGGGACTAAAACACTCGCAACGGCTGGCTACCGGCATACATCGCCCTGCCATTGTTATTCTAGCTGAAGGGTGGCTATTCCTCCCAGTCGATGTGCCAAAGGGGGGGGGAGGGTTGTCCTACTCCTGTTCCAAGTCCATGGCTTCTATTCCTGGTGTCGGTTGCTCGAGATCAAGCAGTTGAAGTCTTGGCATCCCAAGAGAGATTGTCCCCGGTGACGGAAAGGATGAATCCATGCGGGAGTAGTATGTGACTCGGTCGCATTTTTCATCCCCTATTCATTATACTCTTTGCATATCTTAGAGATTGGTTTGTAGTATCTTAGTCGCATTTGGTCTGGTTGTAATCTACATTGTACCTATGTTTTATATTAAATGCAGTTCTCAGGCCTTCCAGGCTTCTTGTTCAAAAAATGATTCTAAGTCCGTGTTGATGCAGCCATGGTCAAGCAGATTAAAAGAGCAATGAAACAACCGAAAACAGAAAAAATGTAAACATAACAGAAAATGAACAATGAAACAACCGAACGAGCGGAATTCTCCCAAAAACGAGGGCTGACCCATTTAGCCAGGTTATGTTCCTTGTGTTTCCTTATTTAGGAAATGTCTAGAAGGAATCGGTCtagtttttttcctttcttttttttgtttgtttcATATCAATTTTTACTGGAATTTTGATTttatattattttcatattttatttCCAATAATTTTTAAATCATGTTTTATATTTTTTGTAAAATGTTCAAAATTTTCTGAAAATGCTCATGGTATTAAATAATATTTGAAAATTTCAAGTAATATTAAAAAATTGGAGAAGATCACAAATTCTTAAAACTGTTCGAGATTTTAAAAGTAATTTTCACATTTACTGCACAAAATATTTCAAAAAAAGATTCAAGCATTTGTCTAAAGAAAAATTGAAAACCGATATAAACCGAGAATATCAAAAGGAAACAAAATAATTCATGAACAAACAAAATGCTTGTGTGGCGAATGCCTAACTAAATGGGTCACCGGTCCATGATTTTTCCATGCACGGCACCCTTTCTATTAGACGATAAGTCAAACTGGGGTGGGATGATTATATTTCACTTATAGGGAGATATATGGTACGCTCGCCTAAAGGGTTTCCTCCACTTGTAGCTACTGACCGGCCCATTTTCGTCTTTTTTATCACTGATTTTGATCGATTCACTTGCTCTAGCGTGCTCGCTCGCTTCTTCCttttttttggttttctgctggttGTCACTTCACCGGTTTTCGTCTTTTTTCTCtgtttttattcctttttcacTAGTATTCTTTGTTTATTTTATATTTTTCACtaggttttcttttttcttttttctttggtTGTCATTATTTCTTTCTCGGGGTTTTCTTGAtttttatttgtttctttctTGGTTTTCAAGTCTTTTCTATGTTTTTGTTGGTTCTCACTGTTTACAATCTTTTGCAAAGGTCTTTTTGTTTTTTATTAGGTTTCGTcgtttttctttgtttctttgtcATTTTATATAAGTATCTTTTTTGTTTAACACATGTCAACTTTTTTCAGTTCACATTCAACATTTTACGTATACATCAGTAACTTATTTTACAGACATGTTTAACATTCtgaaatacatgattaacattttttgaaaactttttgtttttatgtcaaattttCCCATACACATTgtacaatatatatatatatatatatatatatatatatattacatttTTCATACACGTTTAACATTGTTCACATACAAGgtcaacatttttttaatacatgatcaATATTTTTTGATACACAGTGATTTTTTTACTGGAAATAAACATTTTTTCACACACAATGTACATATTTCATATACACGAGGAACATTTTATATACATTTTTAATACATAATCAACTTTTTTAAATATATGTTTTTATGTTTACTTTTATTAATGTATGGTGTACATTTTTTATATACACCAAAAACATTTTATATAAAcatttattatttttaaataCAGGAccaacattttttatacacattgtatttgttttgtatacatgaaaaatattttctgtacacatttaacatttttgaatatatgattaatatttttcaaatactcggttaacatttttcaaatgcttgattaacatttatTAAATACGTGATTAACTTTTCTCGTTCACATTGTATTGTATACATTTTTCGTATACATGAGAAACATTTTCTTCATATACATTTAACATTTTCTCAAATGTTTGGTTAACAATTTTTCAATTGTTTTGGATACATATTTAGAATATTTGGAAttataaacaaaaataaaaataaagccAAAAAAAATGAGGCAATGACCTGTGGCCACCCTGCGCTAATGAAGTCTCTTCCCATTTTATTGTTTTTATAGACCCTGACGAAGTAGTAGAGCTTGAGGGGTGGCGACTTTGTTGTGCCGGGGATGATGACGTACTTATGTGTAGCACTTTCCGAAGTAGTAGAGCTCGAGAGCAGTGAAACAGGCCACAGTCAGCGCGGTTTCAATGCTCTCCGTTGAACTCGCTGATGAAGAGGAGAACAGTGTAGATAGGATACCTCATGCGGTGAGGCTTGCACGGTTGCACCATGATGCGAAGCACCTAGTCCACGAGAGCGACCGAGGAAGGGGATGTGGTTTACCGGGGGAGGGATGGGAGGTAGGCTAGCTGAGGAAGGGGTGCGGCTTACTGAGGAAGGGACATGAGGTAGGCTCGCTGGGGATAGGGATGCGGCAGGCGACGGAAGAGGATGTGAGCACGCGACGGCATCGGCGGCGGTAGCCACAAGCCCAAAACTGTTGTGGCATTGGTCTACAGAGCTAAAGGCGATACGGCAAGCCGACGAATTAAGAATGACCCAAACTACCCTCAAATCATGTATACTACTCACGCCGGGAAAAGTATCAGGTGATACCAAGCCTTAGATGCTCCCATGATACGAGCTTCTTGTCCGTTGGATGTAAGATCCAACGGCTCCTAGGAGGTTTTAAAGGCTGCCATACTTGTTCGCAATTTTTAGACTTCAAAAGATCTTTTTTGCAAAAATGTTCAAAGCCTCCCGGGAACCGTTGAATCTGAGATCCAACGGCTCCTAGGAGCTCGTATCATGGGAGCATCTAAGGCTCTGTATCACCTGATATTTCCCCCGCACAGTGAACCTAGTAGGTGCTCGCTGAACTGCTAATTAAGAGATCTTTTACGGTGCATCAGATCAATTTAGGTCATTCATTTCTATCGCTTGgagggtccaaataagccaaTATTACAACATATTAATGTTTATTGATCTCCTTCCTCGCCATGGCGCAGTCCATGCCTTCCAGTTCTTTTGGCCAGATGACGCACAACGAAAACGATGAAACGAAGCTCATGGTATTGGTTCGTACTGGGCTGTACCGCACATACACAATGACCTAGAAAAACTACGCTAATAGACTTGCCGCCGGCCGGATACACAAGCACGTCACACGTATACAACAATCAGATCGCGGCTTTCTCTTTGCGCTGCACCCGCGGGGCCGCTCCGATGGCGACGAGGTTGCACACGCAATTGCTCGTGCCTCTGCGCAAGGAGGCTGACGGAGTGCACCGAGGTGTCAGACGGTGTCGTCCGCCGCTGCAGGCTGCGGTCGCATCATCTCGCTGTCGCTGCTCATTAAATGAAAATCAAAATGGATAGCGCGGCGCATGCATGCCACATCAAATTGTGTCGTTCCGTGCACGCATTGGTGCAGCAGAGTCGGTATAGCACCAGAGCGGACGTTCTTGCAGCAGCGAGGCGTCGCGAATAGCGGACGAACGGTGCCGCCTCGAATCATATGGGTAAATTTAATTTATTAGAATTATTAATTGTGATTAGAACTAACAAAGATAAATCTATCTCTAAAAAAATTGCCAATATGTCCTAGCGTGAAAATTTGACCGATCCATACTGGCCGTTGGATCTAGCAAATACTACCCGTCATAATAGGTAGTATGATGCACTGTAAAAAAATCTCCTAATTAATTCCAACAGTATACATCACGTTGGGCCATTCGATCTTCATGAATAGATAGTCAATATCCATTAGCGGGTACCGTAAAAGAGCTCCTAAAAAGGGCCAGTTTTGTTCACTTCCTGGGCGTTCTGTGCCTGGCCTGGGCCTCCCTGTGAGCTGTCTGGCTCTTGTTTGGTTCAAAATCCTCGTGACCAGGGAGCCAGCCTGGCCGAAgaatgagatagaacaattatcCTGGCCGCTAAACCAGGCAAGTTTGGTTAGCCTGCCTAGGCAATCGTTTTTGGACGCCTAGGCTTTGCCTGGAGCAACACCCTGGGTTGTTTAATCACATGGCTCAAGAAACGAGGTGTCAGGGGAGAAAATGAATCTCCGTGTCTGAAACAAAAATGACTTTTAGCGCTCACCAAGCTAGGTCGTGAACCAAACGGGACACTCCTATGCTCGCCTGACCACACAGATTTTTTGAAGTTCTGAGACACATGCCATGCAACAATATATCCCATGCGTTGTATCCAGGACACCAACCAGCTTGGCCTTATCCTTCCAAAGTGGGTTCGCATCAAGAAAGGTGCAACAAAGCAAGTAGAAGGGAAACTAGAAGGGAATAAGGATGTGATGTCTAGATAGCTCGTGCTCATGTTAAACGCTGAAGGTAGGCAAAAGCGAAACCGTCTTGGGATATGGTGTAGTACTCCACCTCAGTCTGTCTTTATCAAACAAGTAGCTGAATCGCGAGTCAATCCGAAGCAATGACTTGGATCGATGGATCCATCCAGCATTTCATCTTTGATCTCAGTTCATGGCCCTCGTCTAATTCCACTTCATGTTGCCGTCTTGGCCGAGGCGGCAGTCCATGGTTGGGTACTTTGACTGCATATTCTTACCTGTGGCTGATGCTGTGGCTAGGGATGTAAAC belongs to Triticum urartu cultivar G1812 chromosome 7, Tu2.1, whole genome shotgun sequence and includes:
- the LOC125524632 gene encoding peroxidase P7-like, whose protein sequence is MASSKGSWAALALLLFAALASTAVNGDHKLSARYYDETCPNVQRVVRAVMAYKVASEPAVAPALLRLFFHDCFVNGCDGSVLLDGTHFSESEKDALPNASLRGFEVIDEIKSVLEHDCPATVSCADVLALASRDAVAMLGGPAWSMPLGRMDSRTADRDAAENLPSPHDNYTSLVSTFRERGLDARDMTALSGAHTVGMASCVNYRARVYGSDGDTNIDPSFAETRRQSCPAGDNEDGGMAPFDEQTPMTFDNAYYKDLIARRGLLSSDQALYGSGGRQDDLVEMYSRDGKKFAKDFAKAMVKMGNIRPSKGTTVEVRLNCKMVN